The genomic window ACAGTGACTATAGTATGTCCGGGTCCTATTTCTTTCGCAAGCTTTACTGCGGCCCCCACATTGATCCCGCTCGAGCCACCTACAAATAATCCATCCTTACGAAGAAGTGTATAGATAAACTCTAAACATTCTGCATCGGTTACTCGAATCGCATCGTCAAAAGGAGCATCCTTCATATTCTCGGTAATTCGTCCGTTCCCGATCCCTTCGGTGAACGAATTTCCTTCGGAAGAAAGTTCTCCCTTCTTTACGAAATTATAAATTGCAGATCCATAAGGTTCTGCCGCGATCGTTTTGATCTTTGGATTTTGTTCTTTTAAAAACATTGCAGTCCCGCTGAATGTTCCTCCGGTTCCGAGGGAAGCAAGCCATGCGTCTACTTTTCCGCCGGTCTGTCTCCAGATCTCAGGGCCTGTGGTATGATAATGTGCTAAACGGTTTGCCACATTGTCGAATTGATTTGCCCAGATAGAATTCGGAGTTTCTTCTGCAATTTTTGCGGAAACTTTTACATAGTTTCCCGGATCCTTATATGGAACTGCAGGAACGGTTCTCACTTCTGCACCAAGTGTCCTAAGCAGATCTATTTTTTCTTTGGATTGTGTATCGGGAATTACAATTAGACATTTGTATCCCTTTGCATTGCAGATATGTACTAGTCCTATCCCCGTATTTCCGGCTGTACCTTCGACCACTGTGCCGCCCGGCTTTAAAAGTCCCTTCTTCTCTGCTTCTTCAATAATGAATAATGCGGCCCTATCTTTTACGGAACCGCCTGGATTTAAGAACTCCGCTTTGCCTAAAATTTCACAACCAGTTTGGTCAGAATAATAATTCAAACGAATGAGAGGAGTGTTTCCTATCGCATCCGCAAAACCTTTTTTGATCTCCATAAGAGCCTCTATATTAAAATATTTTTATAGTCCGCAATGCGGGATTCAAGAACCAACTGGCTCTTATTTAAACAAATAAAAAAAGGAAAGCAAATCCACTTTCGTGAACTCACTTTCCCCCTCGAATTTTTCCGATTTTATTTTTTGTACCGGAAAAATGATCTATGTTTTCAAACAGACCTTATAGTCCGCTTCGCGAGCTTCAGGAGCAACGCAACTATAGTCTTATCTTAAGCGATTGTTACGTCTTTAGACAGATATACGTCTTGGATCGCATTTAATAAGGCTACCCCGTCTTTCATAGGCTTTTGGAACGCCTTTCTTCCGGAAATAAGTCCCATTCCACCAGCTCTTTTGTTGATAACTGCAGCTTTTACCGCATCACCTAAATCGTTGGAACCGGAAGGTCCGCCGGAGTTGATCAGACCGATCTTGCCCATAT from Leptospira neocaledonica includes these protein-coding regions:
- a CDS encoding cysteine synthase A, which translates into the protein MEIKKGFADAIGNTPLIRLNYYSDQTGCEILGKAEFLNPGGSVKDRAALFIIEEAEKKGLLKPGGTVVEGTAGNTGIGLVHICNAKGYKCLIVIPDTQSKEKIDLLRTLGAEVRTVPAVPYKDPGNYVKVSAKIAEETPNSIWANQFDNVANRLAHYHTTGPEIWRQTGGKVDAWLASLGTGGTFSGTAMFLKEQNPKIKTIAAEPYGSAIYNFVKKGELSSEGNSFTEGIGNGRITENMKDAPFDDAIRVTDAECLEFIYTLLRKDGLFVGGSSGINVGAAVKLAKEIGPGHTIVTVLADSGARYQSRLYDQDWLKSKGYSIPEV